The following are from one region of the Carnobacterium gallinarum DSM 4847 genome:
- a CDS encoding ATP-grasp domain-containing protein, whose amino-acid sequence MDNYPLLMNSIFDTEDIFNPRVSFDDYGFLPKNPQIFDMITGREFAIMGNQSIICSENVNQNDALELLKYAGLSIPKEIYRYKNPEEYHELLSTCAESNQTLIMQYPHKKSRLNYSTYHVSPEIILDLSDKTTLEKLVSLQHIPPREIITYDSLKELSFTKPIVIKNGDGTPTAGGYGVYICMNAVDLAEAILFFDKSPQVIIETYIHPEENFCVQFACSPSGEISYLGTTAQLILQGIHKGNILGTVVEVNSAIVTEGISIMKKAFEQGFHGIAGFDVIISNDQFYFIDLNFRLNASTAPLLLMPFISQTYSKDNAQLSSFAFQHDYPKMLEELHKLVDSQTFIPLSIWNPEAYSTETSSSVIGLTLFNTEAERIENSERLAELGFKNL is encoded by the coding sequence ATGGACAACTATCCACTCTTAATGAACAGCATTTTTGATACTGAAGATATCTTTAATCCAAGAGTATCTTTTGATGACTATGGATTTCTTCCAAAAAATCCACAAATTTTCGACATGATAACCGGTAGAGAATTTGCCATCATGGGGAATCAATCCATCATATGTAGTGAAAATGTGAATCAAAATGATGCGCTTGAGCTATTAAAATATGCTGGTCTCTCAATTCCTAAAGAAATCTATCGCTACAAGAATCCAGAGGAGTACCATGAATTGCTCTCTACTTGCGCTGAATCAAATCAAACATTAATCATGCAATATCCTCATAAAAAAAGCAGATTAAACTATTCAACCTATCATGTTTCTCCTGAGATTATTCTGGATTTATCTGACAAAACTACTCTAGAAAAATTAGTTAGCTTGCAACATATTCCTCCTAGGGAAATCATCACTTATGACTCTTTAAAAGAGCTATCTTTTACAAAACCAATTGTGATAAAAAATGGAGATGGTACACCAACAGCAGGAGGATACGGCGTTTATATTTGCATGAATGCCGTTGATTTGGCAGAAGCTATCTTATTTTTTGATAAGTCTCCTCAAGTTATCATTGAAACGTACATTCATCCAGAAGAAAATTTTTGTGTTCAGTTCGCCTGTAGTCCTTCTGGTGAAATCAGCTATTTAGGCACAACGGCACAACTGATTTTACAAGGAATTCATAAAGGCAATATTCTGGGAACTGTTGTTGAAGTGAATTCTGCTATTGTAACTGAAGGAATTAGTATTATGAAAAAAGCCTTTGAACAAGGTTTTCACGGAATTGCTGGTTTTGATGTGATTATTTCTAACGACCAATTCTACTTTATTGATCTTAATTTTAGATTAAATGCATCGACTGCTCCATTACTTTTAATGCCTTTTATCTCTCAAACTTATTCAAAAGACAATGCTCAGTTAAGCTCTTTTGCTTTTCAGCATGACTATCCAAAAATGCTAGAAGAGCTTCATAAGTTAGTTGACTCCCAGACATTTATTCCCTTGAGTATTTGGAATCCAGAGGCATACAGTACAGAAACTAGTTCATCTGTCATTGGTCTAACTTTATTTAATACTGAAGCAGAACGAATAGAAAATAGTGAAAGATTAGCTGAGCTAGGCTTTAAAAACCTATAA
- a CDS encoding helix-turn-helix domain-containing protein: MKTYGEVIRDIRLNKGLKQKDVYHEIISKSYAIDFEKGNHDISLRLMEQIVQRLMISLDEFLFIYRGYQPSEIEQFLLAYSTAGNKNDSESLQKLMHTFSGKEDIYSKLRLSEIRSRFLQLEEFNQTGNYTKNSIRVSDQTFITSYLSSLQSWTLHEILLFANTIDFINYEEKADYFQLILPLLDKYKHYDRGKLAICGLLTNVIHELILAKESKLAREVLERLNDLASEYTEIFFKIVYLYYSGLLLIIEHHRDAGEKKAQRGIEMLYELQQPHQAKLFEAIVRELVIKMESKS; this comes from the coding sequence ATGAAAACATACGGCGAAGTTATCCGAGATATTCGCTTAAATAAAGGTTTAAAGCAAAAAGACGTGTATCATGAGATTATCTCAAAATCTTATGCCATTGATTTCGAGAAAGGCAATCATGATATTTCCTTGCGTTTGATGGAGCAAATAGTCCAACGCTTAATGATCTCACTGGATGAATTCCTCTTTATTTATCGAGGCTATCAACCATCTGAAATCGAACAATTTTTACTAGCTTACTCCACTGCTGGCAATAAAAATGACAGTGAGAGTCTCCAAAAATTAATGCACACCTTTTCTGGGAAAGAAGACATCTATTCTAAGTTACGACTGTCAGAAATTCGATCTCGCTTCTTGCAATTAGAAGAGTTTAATCAAACTGGTAATTATACAAAAAACAGTATCCGCGTTAGTGATCAGACCTTTATTACCAGCTACTTATCCTCGCTACAATCTTGGACATTACATGAGATTCTCCTTTTTGCCAACACCATAGATTTTATCAACTATGAAGAAAAGGCTGATTATTTTCAATTAATTTTACCGCTATTGGATAAATATAAACATTACGATCGTGGCAAATTGGCTATTTGTGGTTTGTTAACAAACGTCATTCATGAATTAATTCTAGCAAAAGAAAGTAAGCTAGCTAGAGAAGTTCTGGAAAGATTGAATGACTTAGCTAGTGAATATACCGAAATTTTCTTTAAAATCGTCTATCTTTATTATTCTGGCTTGCTATTAATTATAGAGCATCATAGAGATGCCGGCGAAAAAAAAGCGCAACGTGGAATTGAGATGCTCTATGAACTCCAACAGCCCCATCAAGCAAAATTATTTGAGGCGATAGTGAGGGAATTAGTGATTAAAATGGAGAGCAAGAGTTAG
- a CDS encoding PTS transporter subunit EIIC: MKNIIRKIKFNLSKLGEAMLVPIVAMPVAGLLSRFGQPDLLDLQVLRMSADVVFSNLDLLFAVGMILAFTKTKDKSIPVLAAVLSIMVFKNALTYFNEDLSMGVFAGIATGGLVSYLYEKSRLWKTPNAFNLFTGEKFILTLGPIAMIPYAFFWSLVWAPIENGLDGFALWMGAAGILGVALFGFLNRLLIPTGLHHVLNAYIFYQLGSYVSADGTKVTGEVARFLAGDPTAGTFMSMFFVIMVFGLPGACLGMYQAAKPEQKKSAKGLLSSGGITSFFSGTTEPVEFTFMFSGPQLYLLHSFLTGLAGAILYLTGTKLGFAFGFNIFDLVLNWQMGTNVIFIPLLGIAYFFIYWFSFKFIILKFDLKTPGRQDFVESMEADDITTIEKGHSLKNKDYDYLSKKILQNVGGATNVVSASNCATRLRLVVKDSDLVDSEKIKQLNVLGVVKLSKENVQVIIGPEVRHVAESFNAYLDLEN, encoded by the coding sequence ATGAAAAATATTATCAGAAAGATAAAATTTAATTTGTCTAAGCTTGGAGAAGCTATGTTAGTTCCGATTGTAGCGATGCCTGTAGCTGGTTTGTTAAGTCGCTTTGGGCAGCCGGATTTACTCGATCTTCAAGTGTTACGAATGTCTGCGGATGTTGTATTTAGCAATTTGGACTTATTGTTTGCGGTAGGAATGATTCTGGCATTTACAAAAACAAAAGACAAATCAATTCCTGTCTTAGCAGCGGTATTATCTATTATGGTTTTTAAAAATGCACTGACTTATTTTAATGAAGATTTGTCAATGGGAGTATTTGCGGGGATAGCCACTGGTGGTTTAGTTTCTTATTTATACGAGAAAAGCCGATTATGGAAAACGCCCAATGCCTTTAATCTTTTTACTGGAGAAAAATTCATTCTAACATTAGGTCCGATTGCAATGATTCCTTATGCATTCTTCTGGAGCTTGGTCTGGGCACCAATTGAAAATGGGTTAGATGGATTTGCTCTTTGGATGGGAGCCGCTGGTATTCTTGGGGTTGCGTTATTTGGATTTTTAAATCGTTTGTTAATTCCAACGGGCTTGCATCATGTTTTGAATGCGTATATTTTTTATCAATTAGGTAGTTATGTATCAGCAGATGGAACGAAGGTTACAGGTGAGGTTGCTAGATTTTTAGCAGGAGATCCAACAGCTGGAACCTTTATGAGTATGTTTTTCGTCATCATGGTTTTTGGTCTTCCAGGTGCATGTTTGGGAATGTATCAAGCAGCAAAACCAGAACAAAAAAAATCAGCAAAAGGGCTGCTTTCGTCTGGTGGGATTACTTCATTTTTCTCAGGAACAACTGAACCAGTTGAGTTTACGTTTATGTTTTCAGGACCGCAGTTGTATTTATTGCACTCATTTTTAACAGGTTTAGCAGGAGCCATTCTATATTTAACAGGAACAAAGTTAGGTTTTGCTTTTGGATTTAATATCTTTGATTTAGTCTTGAATTGGCAAATGGGAACCAATGTCATTTTCATTCCGTTATTAGGAATTGCGTACTTCTTTATTTATTGGTTTAGTTTTAAATTCATTATTTTGAAATTCGACTTGAAAACGCCAGGTCGTCAAGATTTTGTCGAATCAATGGAAGCAGATGATATTACAACAATTGAAAAGGGTCATTCTTTGAAAAATAAAGATTACGATTATTTATCTAAGAAAATTCTACAAAATGTTGGTGGAGCGACTAATGTAGTCTCTGCAAGCAATTGCGCTACACGTTTAAGATTGGTAGTGAAAGACAGCGATCTAGTTGATTCTGAAAAAATTAAACAACTAAATGTTTTAGGTGTAGTTAAATTATCGAAAGAAAATGTTCAAGTTATTATTGGACCAGAAGTGAGGCACGTTGCTGAGTCGTTTAATGCGTATTTAGACTTAGAAAATTAA
- a CDS encoding maltose-6'-phosphate glucosidase, translating into MGNKFVMIGGGSTQSPGILEVLRKRASELNLTELVLYDIDGERVSLLGKYTEMYYEETGSSVKVSYTTDIDEALQGADFLFMQIRPGLNKQRGIDEKICIRNGLVGQETCGLGGFSFAMRVIPAVLEIIKKVKEICPNAWILNYTNPEAVLSEAIYREFPEAKVLCICDMPISIEGAIADYFNKDLRDLTFKYFGMNHFGWWTNVIDEQGHDLLPQLREDVVSGKIDTLLQSNEETKEDQYWIDTYRQMIRLFKRFPEYFPNCYLQYYLTPDEMLAHDDPNFTRGDYVMQGREKRIYDECRRVIQAGTAKDSSLHAGVHGNYIVDIAYAIIHNTRERFTVNMKNNGAISNFDSEAVIEVPAYVGSMGAETINVGTIPTFQKGLMEMQKAYEKMTVDAALTGSYQTALEAVMLNKTVPNYSIGKKVLDELYEANKEYWPLLK; encoded by the coding sequence GTGGGAAACAAGTTTGTAATGATTGGTGGCGGTTCAACGCAGTCACCCGGAATTTTAGAAGTTTTACGCAAAAGAGCGTCAGAATTAAATTTGACGGAGTTAGTACTTTATGATATTGATGGTGAGCGCGTTTCTTTATTAGGGAAATATACAGAAATGTATTATGAAGAAACCGGTTCGAGTGTCAAGGTGAGCTATACAACAGATATCGATGAAGCTCTTCAAGGAGCCGACTTCTTGTTTATGCAGATTCGTCCAGGTTTAAATAAACAACGTGGAATTGATGAAAAAATTTGCATCCGAAATGGGTTAGTTGGGCAAGAAACTTGTGGATTAGGTGGATTTTCATTTGCGATGAGAGTGATTCCGGCTGTTCTAGAAATTATTAAAAAGGTGAAAGAAATTTGTCCAAACGCTTGGATTTTAAATTACACCAATCCAGAAGCAGTCTTATCTGAAGCGATTTATCGTGAATTTCCAGAGGCGAAAGTTCTGTGTATTTGTGACATGCCGATTTCAATTGAGGGAGCAATTGCTGACTATTTCAACAAAGATTTGCGTGATTTAACGTTTAAATACTTTGGGATGAATCATTTTGGTTGGTGGACGAATGTGATTGATGAACAGGGTCATGATTTGTTGCCGCAGCTAAGAGAAGATGTAGTTTCTGGGAAGATAGATACGCTGCTACAATCTAACGAAGAGACGAAGGAAGATCAATATTGGATTGACACGTATCGTCAGATGATTCGTTTATTCAAACGTTTTCCAGAGTATTTTCCAAATTGCTATTTGCAATATTATTTAACGCCAGATGAAATGTTGGCTCATGATGATCCTAATTTTACTCGTGGAGATTATGTCATGCAAGGAAGAGAGAAACGGATTTATGATGAGTGTCGTCGCGTCATTCAAGCAGGCACCGCAAAAGATTCTTCTTTACATGCAGGCGTTCATGGCAATTATATTGTAGATATTGCCTATGCGATTATTCACAACACTAGAGAACGTTTTACAGTAAATATGAAAAATAATGGTGCTATTTCAAACTTTGATTCTGAAGCGGTGATTGAAGTTCCGGCTTATGTTGGAAGTATGGGAGCTGAAACAATTAACGTTGGAACGATTCCGACCTTCCAAAAAGGATTGATGGAGATGCAAAAAGCATATGAAAAAATGACAGTCGACGCTGCTTTGACAGGTTCTTATCAGACTGCACTAGAAGCGGTGATGCTAAATAAAACGGTGCCTAACTATTCAATAGGCAAAAAAGTATTAGATGAATTGTATGAGGCGAATAAAGAGTATTGGCCACTATTAAAATAG
- a CDS encoding aldo/keto reductase, producing the protein MEYVKLGNTGMDVSRICLGGMSFGDPDKWLHKWVLNEENSRVIIKRALDLGINFFDTANVYSLGESETILGRALKDYADRDQIVLATKVQGQMFEGPNGSGLSRKSIMSEIDKSLKRLDTDYVDLYIAHRWDYNTPIEETMEALHDVVKSGKARYIGASAMYAWQFQKALHVAEKNGWTKFISMQNHLNLIYREEEREMLPLCREEKIAVTPYSPLASGRLTRDWSETTKRSETDNIARSKYDATADIDKLIVERVAELAAKKDVSRADIALAWLLQKDQVVAPVIGATKVTQLENTLGALSVSLTEEDVHYLEELYSPHRIVGFS; encoded by the coding sequence ATGGAATATGTAAAGCTAGGAAATACAGGAATGGATGTTTCACGGATTTGCTTAGGCGGAATGAGTTTTGGTGATCCGGATAAATGGTTGCATAAATGGGTTTTAAATGAAGAAAATAGCCGAGTGATTATCAAACGTGCTTTGGATTTAGGAATTAATTTTTTTGATACAGCCAATGTTTATTCTCTTGGAGAAAGCGAAACGATTTTAGGGCGAGCATTAAAGGATTACGCCGATCGTGATCAGATTGTTTTAGCGACAAAAGTTCAGGGGCAGATGTTTGAAGGTCCTAATGGATCTGGATTGTCGCGTAAATCAATTATGAGCGAGATTGATAAAAGTTTAAAACGGTTAGATACAGATTATGTAGATTTATATATTGCACATCGTTGGGATTACAATACACCGATTGAAGAAACGATGGAGGCGCTTCATGATGTAGTGAAATCAGGAAAAGCCCGTTATATTGGTGCTTCTGCCATGTATGCTTGGCAGTTTCAAAAAGCGTTGCATGTAGCTGAAAAGAATGGCTGGACAAAATTTATTTCTATGCAGAATCATTTGAATTTAATTTATCGTGAAGAAGAACGTGAGATGTTGCCTCTTTGTCGGGAAGAAAAGATTGCGGTTACTCCTTACAGTCCGCTAGCATCAGGGCGTTTGACTCGCGATTGGTCAGAAACAACAAAGCGTTCAGAAACAGATAATATCGCACGGTCAAAATATGATGCTACGGCGGATATAGATAAGTTAATTGTTGAACGGGTTGCTGAGCTAGCTGCTAAAAAGGATGTATCGCGAGCAGATATTGCGTTGGCATGGTTGTTGCAAAAAGACCAAGTAGTTGCGCCAGTCATCGGTGCGACGAAAGTAACGCAGCTTGAAAATACACTTGGAGCCTTATCTGTAAGTTTAACGGAAGAGGATGTTCATTACTTGGAAGAACTCTATAGTCCACATCGTATTGTTGGCTTTAGCTAA
- a CDS encoding cupin domain-containing protein, translating into MTDLSNSTIFPKGTKVATNFIGDAYLEMLVQGDELFDVPVGNVTFAPGARNNWHVHEKYQILLVTGGTGYYQEEGKPAQVLREGDVVQIPAGVKHWHGATASEWFVHLAMTKGATTWLEEVSDQQYHSI; encoded by the coding sequence ATGACAGATTTAAGCAATAGCACTATTTTTCCAAAAGGAACTAAAGTTGCAACTAATTTTATTGGTGATGCCTATTTAGAAATGTTAGTTCAAGGGGATGAACTTTTTGATGTCCCTGTTGGCAATGTAACCTTTGCACCTGGAGCACGTAATAATTGGCATGTGCATGAAAAATATCAAATTTTATTGGTTACGGGCGGAACTGGATATTATCAAGAAGAAGGCAAACCTGCTCAAGTTTTACGTGAAGGAGATGTTGTTCAGATTCCTGCGGGAGTTAAACATTGGCATGGTGCAACAGCATCAGAGTGGTTTGTCCATTTAGCGATGACTAAAGGAGCAACGACTTGGCTAGAAGAAGTGAGTGACCAGCAGTACCACAGCATATAA
- a CDS encoding carbohydrate deacetylase, whose protein sequence is MKKVIINADDFGYSSAVNGGIIQAFKKGILSSTTLMANMPGCDEAIELAKKNPTLGVGGHLVLTCGKALTSSNSLVDSEGKFFKLNEYKKYRSEMKDEEIFNEWSCQIEYLINNGVELTHLDSHHHVHTFSENLEITKRIAEKYHLAFRNAFDLENQISLPYQKGIKGFDDLMNEAAIRDMSSSYHEKKDQCLDEIKVILERIEEQEITELMVHPAFVDEMLYFNSSFNLARMREVEILSDPEVEKLFKSYEIEIVCYRDVAIS, encoded by the coding sequence ATGAAAAAGGTAATTATTAATGCAGATGATTTTGGTTACTCATCCGCAGTAAATGGTGGCATTATTCAAGCTTTTAAAAAGGGCATCTTATCATCAACGACATTAATGGCCAATATGCCTGGTTGTGATGAAGCAATTGAATTAGCAAAAAAAAATCCTACATTGGGAGTTGGGGGGCATTTAGTTTTAACTTGTGGAAAAGCACTAACAAGTTCAAATTCATTAGTTGATTCAGAAGGGAAGTTTTTTAAATTAAATGAATATAAAAAATATCGCTCTGAAATGAAAGATGAAGAAATTTTTAATGAGTGGAGTTGCCAAATTGAGTATTTAATTAACAATGGTGTCGAGCTGACGCATTTGGATAGTCATCATCATGTGCATACATTTTCCGAAAATTTGGAGATTACTAAAAGAATTGCTGAAAAATATCATTTGGCTTTTCGGAATGCATTTGACTTAGAAAATCAAATAAGTTTACCGTATCAAAAAGGAATAAAGGGCTTTGATGACTTGATGAATGAAGCGGCTATTCGGGATATGAGCAGTAGCTATCATGAGAAAAAAGATCAATGTTTGGATGAAATTAAGGTTATTTTAGAACGGATAGAGGAACAAGAAATTACGGAGTTGATGGTTCATCCAGCTTTTGTTGATGAGATGTTGTATTTTAATTCGTCATTTAATTTAGCAAGAATGAGGGAAGTTGAGATATTATCTGATCCAGAGGTAGAAAAACTTTTTAAGAGTTATGAAATTGAAATTGTTTGTTATCGAGATGTGGCAATTAGTTGA
- a CDS encoding CPBP family glutamic-type intramembrane protease yields the protein MNELITNRKINPINGFLGFVILGGGFYLATNYSSTLTSVFAPFSLMIAGILAFLLVFGPSGIKVLFSRPNDPKGNNRNFVTYFFLALIMGFASGAIMKFLFGFNLTANPATERFLAIAPKIPFMLLGEELISFYILIVCAQFIYQKTANQKKAELVGIVISSIVFGLLHYTTYDNGTIFETLAHILLIQGSARVAFNLSGLRANSIILPLLIHIVYDLLFLSIGSF from the coding sequence ATGAATGAGTTAATCACAAATCGCAAAATAAACCCTATCAATGGGTTCCTTGGATTCGTAATATTAGGGGGTGGCTTTTATCTAGCGACAAATTATAGTTCTACATTAACAAGTGTCTTTGCTCCATTTAGCTTAATGATTGCTGGGATATTGGCTTTCTTGCTTGTTTTTGGACCATCCGGAATCAAAGTGTTATTTAGCAGGCCGAATGATCCAAAAGGGAATAATCGAAATTTTGTTACTTATTTTTTTCTGGCATTAATAATGGGGTTTGCTTCAGGGGCAATAATGAAATTTTTATTTGGCTTCAATTTAACTGCCAATCCGGCAACTGAAAGATTTTTAGCTATTGCTCCAAAAATTCCCTTTATGTTACTAGGTGAAGAGTTGATTAGTTTTTATATTTTAATTGTTTGTGCACAGTTTATCTATCAAAAAACAGCTAATCAGAAAAAAGCCGAGCTAGTTGGAATCGTTATTAGTAGCATTGTTTTTGGTTTGCTGCATTATACAACTTACGATAATGGCACGATTTTTGAAACCTTGGCACATATTCTTTTGATTCAAGGAAGCGCTAGAGTTGCTTTTAATTTAAGTGGATTAAGAGCTAATTCGATTATCTTGCCTTTGCTGATCCATATTGTATATGATTTATTGTTTTTAAGTATCGGTTCATTTTAA
- a CDS encoding MurR/RpiR family transcriptional regulator, which translates to MTKIYYLDRLIPKNVFREDDKKMIEKIVDAILNKESLDIRHIAQINFTSPASISRLAKRGGFNNFKELIFFLSNQFLNVPEEHLPNLPFVTCTKEWDVIDQYLIEALAERKVYLFGEGFCQFLVNYTYRKLLLKKIYAVNLDGVEISLIADETPHTLFTFSQSGENKHGLTKIIECKNYGGKVITFTATPNSSYSREGDISFIIDNGTSNMDQENFNLNYFYGNSLNLMEYLISRYTKKEPKNTPPSNS; encoded by the coding sequence ATGACAAAAATTTATTATTTAGATCGTTTAATTCCAAAAAATGTGTTTAGAGAAGATGATAAAAAGATGATTGAAAAAATAGTAGATGCCATTCTCAATAAAGAAAGCTTAGATATTCGACACATCGCTCAAATAAATTTTACTTCCCCTGCATCTATCAGCCGTTTGGCCAAACGAGGTGGTTTTAATAACTTTAAAGAACTGATCTTTTTCCTATCCAATCAATTTCTCAATGTCCCTGAAGAGCATCTACCTAATCTTCCTTTTGTAACTTGCACTAAAGAGTGGGATGTCATTGATCAGTATTTGATTGAAGCTTTGGCAGAGAGGAAAGTTTATCTATTTGGCGAAGGTTTTTGTCAGTTTTTAGTAAATTACACTTATCGAAAATTGCTTTTAAAAAAAATATATGCGGTTAATTTAGATGGAGTCGAAATCAGTTTAATTGCAGATGAAACCCCTCATACACTTTTCACTTTTTCACAATCAGGGGAAAATAAACACGGCTTAACTAAAATTATAGAATGTAAAAATTACGGGGGAAAAGTCATTACTTTCACCGCAACTCCAAATAGCTCCTATTCCAGAGAAGGAGATATTTCGTTTATTATAGATAACGGCACTTCTAATATGGATCAGGAAAATTTCAATCTCAATTACTTTTATGGCAACAGTCTAAATCTAATGGAATATTTAATCAGTCGCTATACAAAAAAAGAGCCTAAAAATACTCCACCTTCTAATAGTTAG
- a CDS encoding DUF4041 domain-containing protein, translating into MKEKWYLSTWFLMVLSTLWLFVIPIIAAIVLLIIKIKHEKSMNDADYAETYMRNEQIKKEIDADSRLEKVESLILRKKNELNLLQNKLIITDDEVLFQTFGFYQPKYNYSNSKEYMDRLNYIRDLQKTLIKNKNACNFSDSWTLDGSKAKGAAMNNDNIKLALRAFNSECDAAIYKVKFNNLETIEKRMLNSFNQINKANQRNKISIKTEYLSLKNEELKLSYEYELKKQKEKEEQKDLADQIREEKKVLREIELEKKKIEKEEKHFITELTRLNQEKNKLDSTTTEFANYLQKINELESKLSLLELDKKNVFDREQNTRAGYVYIISNIGSFGEDFYKIGVTRRLVPEERVNELGSASVPFKFDIHAMIFSEDAPALENALHRAFDKSKVNKVNNRKEFFKISLANIQKEVEKNHNKTVEFTLLADAEEYRESLKIS; encoded by the coding sequence ATGAAAGAAAAATGGTATCTGTCCACTTGGTTTTTAATGGTATTATCAACACTTTGGCTCTTTGTCATCCCAATTATCGCTGCTATTGTGCTACTAATTATTAAAATAAAACATGAGAAAAGTATGAATGATGCAGATTATGCAGAAACATATATGAGAAATGAGCAAATAAAAAAAGAGATTGATGCGGATTCTAGGCTCGAAAAGGTAGAATCATTAATTTTAAGAAAGAAAAATGAATTGAATTTATTACAAAATAAACTAATCATCACTGATGATGAAGTATTATTCCAAACATTTGGATTTTACCAACCTAAATATAACTATTCAAATTCAAAAGAATATATGGATAGACTAAATTACATCCGAGATTTACAAAAAACACTTATCAAAAATAAAAATGCCTGTAATTTTTCTGACAGTTGGACTTTAGATGGAAGTAAAGCTAAAGGTGCCGCTATGAATAATGATAATATCAAATTAGCACTTCGGGCTTTCAATTCCGAATGTGATGCAGCTATTTATAAAGTCAAATTTAACAACCTTGAAACAATTGAAAAACGAATGCTTAACAGCTTTAATCAAATCAACAAAGCAAACCAACGAAATAAAATTTCAATTAAAACAGAGTATTTATCTTTAAAAAATGAAGAATTAAAACTTTCCTATGAGTACGAATTGAAAAAACAAAAGGAAAAAGAAGAACAAAAAGATTTGGCTGATCAAATTAGAGAAGAGAAAAAAGTTTTAAGAGAAATTGAACTTGAAAAGAAAAAAATCGAGAAAGAAGAAAAACATTTTATAACTGAACTAACTCGATTAAATCAAGAAAAAAATAAATTAGATAGCACGACTACCGAATTTGCAAACTATCTCCAGAAAATTAATGAATTAGAATCAAAATTATCTTTACTAGAATTAGATAAGAAAAATGTGTTTGATAGAGAGCAAAATACTCGTGCTGGATATGTATATATTATCTCGAATATTGGTTCATTTGGAGAAGATTTTTATAAAATTGGTGTGACTCGTCGATTAGTCCCAGAAGAACGCGTAAATGAATTAGGCAGCGCATCTGTCCCATTTAAATTTGATATCCATGCGATGATATTCAGCGAAGATGCTCCTGCTTTAGAAAATGCACTTCATAGAGCCTTTGATAAATCCAAAGTGAATAAAGTTAACAATAGAAAAGAATTCTTCAAAATCTCACTTGCAAATATACAAAAAGAAGTTGAAAAAAATCATAATAAAACTGTTGAGTTTACATTACTTGCCGATGCTGAAGAATACAGAGAATCCTTAAAAATTTCTTAG
- a CDS encoding MerR family transcriptional regulator, which translates to MRINEVSQQCGISIPTLRYYEKIGLIDEVQRENGIRNYQAADLERIEFILCMKASGMSLEDLCVYFDLYRQGDDTLEEREHLLSQHKQHTFEKLQKIQQSLDYIEFKIDFTREKIQQRDAEKIL; encoded by the coding sequence ATGAGAATCAATGAAGTAAGTCAACAGTGTGGCATTAGTATTCCAACGTTAAGATATTATGAAAAAATTGGATTGATTGACGAAGTTCAACGAGAAAATGGTATCCGGAATTACCAAGCAGCTGATTTGGAGCGGATTGAGTTTATTCTATGTATGAAAGCTTCGGGAATGTCTTTGGAGGATTTGTGTGTTTATTTTGACTTGTATCGACAAGGCGATGATACATTAGAGGAACGGGAGCATTTATTAAGTCAACATAAGCAGCATACCTTTGAAAAATTACAAAAAATTCAGCAATCTTTGGATTATATTGAGTTTAAAATTGATTTTACTAGAGAAAAAATTCAACAAAGGGATGCTGAAAAAATTCTTTAA